A part of Acropora palmata chromosome 8, jaAcrPala1.3, whole genome shotgun sequence genomic DNA contains:
- the LOC141889185 gene encoding abscission/NoCut checkpoint regulator-like yields the protein MNSYLLRQCTQTCYLAGSNMAGLQCFGCGQGFGFFRREHGCKKCGHIFCSGCTSNLLVLPEHGSKKVKVCDQCYRNATRLAGKESQKFNPNASSMNDLNRNTAFSNRSGINNTQGCIPASRSVGANIPTNPAGDKNCVTDPDETIRRRLEKLKSDDSAHSSNDNPPVKLTDEELGNRFENLTGRKATSMQKSDVNAFLVAKKSAVEQVDDLMKQVLAENKLDEDVGGNNRSGITDREIEERLARLKDLDPSLTNRPKATELDSDEDDETASKRYLEQILSEVALDVKMGGIDVGETRKKDNSSKTTLSKSPTPGRSKVAMDNESSSTSNKYSYMFSKDCDASSDDEELPWCCICNGNAVLRCHGCDDDLYCRRCYREGHSREDYEDHDISEYRPPRKRR from the exons ATGAACTCCTATCTTCTTAGACAATGCACGCAAACATGTTATCTCGCGGGCTCGAACATGGCGGGCTTGCAGTGTTTTGGTTGTGGACAAGGCTTTGGATTCTTCCGACGCGAG CATGGTTGTAAGAAATGTGGACACATCTTCTGCTCAGGCTGCACGTCAAATTTGTTGGTTTTGCCAGAGCATGGTTCAAAGAAGGTGAAAGTGTGTGATCAGTGCTACAGAAATGCAACAAG ACTGGCTGGGAAAGAATCACAAAAATTTAATCCTAATGCCAGTAGTATGAATGACTTGAACAGAAATACTGCTTTTTCAAACAGATCTGGAATCAACAATACCCAG GGATGCATTCCGGCAAGTAGATCAGTTGGAGCAAATATACCCACCAATCCAGCAGGAGACAAAAATTGTGTGACTGATCCTGATGAGACAATCAGGAGAAGGCttgaaaaactaaaatcaGATGATTCAGCTCATTCTTCAAACG ACAACCCCCCTGTAAAACTAACAGATGAAGAATTGGGGAACAGATTTGAAAACCTTACTGGAAGGAAGGCAACATCAATGCAAAAATCTGAT GTCAATGCTTTTCTTGTGGCAAAGAAATCTGCAGTGGAGCAAGTAGACGATTTAATGAAACAGGTGTTGGCAGAGAACAAGCTTGATGAAGATGTTGGTGGAAATAACAGAAGTGGGATCACAGATAGGGAAATTGAAGAGAGACTTGCTCGATTGAAAGACTTGGATCCAA GTTTAACCAACCGACCAAAGGCAACCGAGTTAGACAGTGATGAGGATGACGAAACAGCAAGTAAACGGTACTTAGAACAG ATCCTTAGTGAAGTAGCTCTGGATGTAAAGATGGGTGGTATTGATGTTG gtgaaacaaggaaaaaggATAATTCCAGTAAAACTACACTAAGCAAATCACCAACTCCAGGACGATCAAAG gtTGCCATGGACAATGAGTCAAGCAGTACTTCAAATAAGTATAGTTACATGTTCAGCAAGGATTGTGATGCCAGTAGTGATGATGAAGAGTTGCCATGGTGCTGTATTTGTAACGGCAATGCAGTGTTGAGATGCCATGGTTGTGACGATGACTTGTATTGTCGAAGATGTTACAG GGAGGGTCACAGTCGGGAAGATTATGAAGATCATGACATATCAGAATATAGGCCGCCCAGAAAGAGAAGATGA
- the LOC141889191 gene encoding large ribosomal subunit protein mL40-like: MQWEPLEAKMATISKRMLSFFVRSSGLTIRQSLPARHNPGLKRKKGPIVDKKKKKQVFIRKPTEIVPPIDPESLLNPALLKAPRLRKPIELPPEEQERRTLLLKEWSRFKMKQHKEELQRVQELERCREEALKELKKTSVFLYHEAIKVDRDFFPLEFKGPTETPPKADYLAPDMEENKVKVKARR, from the coding sequence ATGCAATGGGAGCCCCTCGAAGCCAAAATGGCGACCATCTCCAAGAgaatgttgtcatttttcgttCGTTCTAGCGGCCTTACAATTCGCCAGTCGCTTCCCGCTCGACACAATCCAGGCCTGAAGAGAAAGAAGGGTCCAATTGTggacaagaagaaaaagaaacaggtGTTCATTCGCAAACCGACCGAGATCGTTCCCCCAATCGATCCGGAATCTCTGCTGAATCCAGCACTGTTGAAGGCTCCGAGGTTGCGAAAACCGATCGAGCTTCCGCCCGAAGAACAGGAGCGGAGGACTTTACTTTTAAAGGAATGGTCAAGGTTTAAGATGAAGCAACACAAAGAAGAGTTGCAGCGTGTGCAAGAGTTGGAGCGATGTCGCGAAGAGGCGTTGAAAGAACTGAAGAAGACTTCAGTGTTTCTGTATCACGAGGCGATCAAAGTGGATCGTGATTTCTTTCCGCTCGAATTTAAGGGGCCTACGGAAACGCCACCAAAAGCTGACTATTTGGCCCCAGATatggaagaaaacaaagtgaaagttAAGGCGAGACGTTGA
- the LOC141889181 gene encoding kelch-like protein 7, whose protein sequence is MSQDTIDDENYRNKLLSKLFRQQREGVLCDVVLIIKEREFSAHKSVLAASSEYFLALFTTTMIERNCSSVRLDLCPDVVQDLLEYLYTGKVTFTESNVKGLIVTADYLLVSNLKQEAQKYLRSVISEANCMSMYVFAVHSNCDKLKADATSVIGSNFASVSKTNEFLNLDFNLLLPLVSYDAIIVATEEEVFEAVLRWVKHEESTRTCHFEELFKSIHLFSLSKEYIQDNIRTEPLVNRNEGCMEFLIESLNNFSVHKASRLDLRPRRCQENDLTAIVLMGGLCEGRSLKSTLAYFPAQNLWHRLADMNSDRNEHAVVECGGLLYCVGGYPRGSSVERFDPLTNEWAQMADLLQRTFAPAAVSCDGCIYVFGGKDGFEALSTVQCYQPSSNSWSLGPAMCQARKALCAVLYRGDVYAIGGCVNDNYALNSLEKLSVATQSWTELSPMTHERKYASAAVTGDKILVIGGFQKTSSSALGSCELYCPLTDQWSVIADLVFPRAAGGIATVGNKVYVLGGRHDRQAQVSVESYHEESDRWIVEETVLPFGCAWFQCAVAKIPKAHIN, encoded by the coding sequence ATGTCTCAAGATACAATCGACGACGAAAATTACAGAAATAAATTGCTCTCAAAACTTTTCCGTCAACAACGCGAGGGTGTGTTGTGCGACGTTGTGCTGATCATCAAAGAGCGTGAATTTTCAGCGCACAAAAGCGTGTTGGCGGCTTCTAGCGAATATTTCCTGGCTTTGTTCACGACAACAATGATCGAGAGGAACTGTTCGTCCGTTCGTCTTGATTTATGTCCAGACGTTGTACAAGATCTCTTGGAATACTTGTACACAGGAAAAGTGACTTTCACTGAATCCAATGTCAAGGGATTGATTGTTACGGCTGATTATCTTCTGGTGTCTAACTTGAAACAAGAGGCCCAAAAGTATCTTCGCTCTGTCATCTCGGAGGCGAATTGTATGTCAATGTATGTATTCGCAGTTCATTCCAACTGCGATAAGCTGAAGGCAGATGCAACAAGTGTAATTGGCAGTAACTTTGCTTCGGTTTCCAAGACAAACGAGTTTCTTAACTTGGACTTTAATCTGCTTCTGCCCCTTGTATCATATGACGCGATTATAGTCGCCACAGAAGAGGAAGTGTTTGAAGCAGTTTTGCGTTGGGTCAAGCACGAAGAGAGCACTCGAACATGTCACTTTGAGGAGttattcaaaagcattcatttgttttcattgtcaaaggAATACATTCAAGACAACATCAGAACAGAGCCACTAGTAAACCGAAACGAAGGATGCATGGAATTTCTCATCGAAAGTTTGAACAACTTCAGTGTCCACAAAGCAAGCAGGCTGGATTTAAGACCCAGAAGATGTCAGGAAAACGACCTAACAGCAATTGTGTTAATGGGAGGCCTGTGCGAAGGCAGGTCTCTGAAGAGTACATTGGCTTATTTTCCAGCACAAAACTTGTGGCATCGGCTTGCTGATATGAATTCCGATCGAAACGAGCATGCTGTGGTGGAATGTGGTGGGTTGTTATACTGTGTCGGTGGCTACCCTCGGGGGTCCTCTGTGGAACGATTCGACCCTCTGACAAACGAATGGGCACAAATGGCCGATTTGCTACAGCGAACATTCGCACCAGCGGCAGTCTCATGCGATGGGTGCATCTACGTTTTTGGCGGGAAAGATGGCTTCGAGGCCTTGAGCACCGTGCAGTGCTATCAACCGAGCAGTAACTCGTGGAGTCTAGGGCCAGCGATGTGCCAAGCTCGCAAAGCATTATGCGCGGTCCTCTATAGGGGAGACGTGTATGCTATTGGTGGATGTGTAAACGACAACTATGCGCTCAACAGCTTAGAGAAACTCAGCGTTGCTACGCAAAGCTGGACTGAGCTCAGCCCCATGACACACGAGAGAAAGTACGCAAGCGCAGCGGTGACTGGGGACAAGATCCTcgtgattggtggatttcaAAAAACGTCATCATCGGCTTTGGGTAGCTGCGAGTTGTATTGTCCTCTTACTGACCAATGGAGCGTCATAGCAGACTTGGTTTTCCCGCGAGCTGCAGGAGGCATAGCTACTGTTGGAAACAAGGTTTACGTCCTGGGTGGCAGGCATGACAGACAAGCTCAAGTTTCTGTGGAGAGTTACCACGAAGAAAGTGACAGATGGATTGTCGAGGAAACTGTCTTGCCGTTTGGATGTGCATGGTTTCAGTGTGCAGTGGCCAAAATTCCTAAAGCGCACATAAACTGA